AAATTGAATTTTTAAGCAGAGAAAAACTTCTGGACAACATCAATAAAAATCTGGATATCGTTTCTGTGGACAAAGACGTTCCGGTGATCAGAATTAATTTTAAAAGCAATGTACCAGAAAAAGCCGCGTTGATTGTCAATACCCTTGCTGAAACCTACATTCAGGATTATATTGAAAATAAATACCGCGCTGCCAATACCACTGTAGATTTCCTTAAAGGAGAGATTGGGCAGGCCAATCATAAACTTTCTGATGTAGAGAACCAAATTGAAAACTACAAAAACAAGGAACACATCATCAATATTCCACAGGAAACAGAGACCGATCTTAGGAAAATAGCCCAGCTCAAAATCCAGAAAAGCAATCTGAAAATGAACCTGGATGCCATAAAGGATCTAAACGGATACATTGCGCAGGGTAAAGACAATTATCTTGATCTTGCCACCAACTTTGAGGCTTTTAATGATCTTCTTTCTACGGAAATGATGAAAAACATCAAGCAATTACAGGCAGAAAAAAAAGATCTTCTTCTCACCTACACCCCGGAACACGAAAAAGTGAAAATAATAGATACTAAAATAAAAGATCTTACAGACTATCAAACCGAAAGCATCAGGAATACCCAAAAAAACCTGCAGATCAAATATAATGATATTGATCAGGACATTCGGATTGCCGAACAGTCTTTTGTAGGCTTACCGGAAAAGGAAAAACTCCTCAACATTATGAACAGAGAGTTTAATCTTTATGAAAAAAATTACAATTTCCTTAATGAAAAAAGAATAGACGCCGAAATTGCCAAAGCAGCGAAAATTTCTTTTCACAAAATTATTACACGGGGAGAAGTTTCTTCCCATCCTGTATCTCCTATGCGTTCCATCATTATCATTGTGGCAGTTCTAATGAGCCTGATAGGATCTATTGCTTTGATCTATGCCATTCATTTTGCAAAAGCAAAAGTAAGCGATGTCTATACGATCGAGAAAAACAGTTCCATTCCTATCGCGTTCACGACCCCCTTTATAAAAAAAAGAGAAAGAATACCTTATTATTTTCTTGAAAACATCCTTGAAATGGAGCTCAAAGGCATCATTAAGGAAAAAAAGATCATCTGCATTACTTCTTATGACAATCCCGAACATCATACCTTTCACGCTAAAAATATCATCAACGCAATGCAGATGCAGTCAAAAAAAGTTTTGGTGGTCGATGTTGCCAATACCTTGAAAGATATTCAGACAGAACATTATATCAATTTTTCCGGAGATGAAAATCTTAAACTTACCTCAAATGATATTCACAAAATAATTCTTGAAAAAATAAAAAGTATGGACATCTGTATTGTTAATAATCAGGCCATAAGACAAGGGAAAATGCCTCTGCTTTTTCTGAAAATTGCCGATCAGAATCTCTTCCTTTTAGACAGCCGGAAAACAGCCACCAAGAGCATTATGAATGTAGAACTTCTAAAAGATGAATATAAGCTTGATCATCTATGGTTCATCCTTAATAAAGAAGGGTACAATCCGAGCATTCTTACCACCATAAAAAAATTAATCCAAAAAAAATAAATTGTGAAAAAGCTGAAAGAAATAGCGTCCAAACAATCATCTCTGGTCTTCACCGATCAGCTGATATTCAGTGGATCCAATTTTCTGCTTACTTTTTTGCTGGCCAGGAAACTGAGCATTTCAGATTTTGGTTTTTTTTCGTGCGTTCTTTTAGTAACTTATTTTCTTGTTGGAATCTGTAATGCAGTTATTGTACAGCCGTTTCAGATTTCAGCCGCAAAAGAATTCAGCCGAAAATCGCTGGGATTTGTTTTTCAGGCTGTTTTGCTGTTGATTTTTATTTTTGCTTTGCTATTGTTTGCGGCTAAATTTCTACCTATTTCCGCAATAGAATTCTTTAAAAGAAACTTATCCGCGGTTATTCTTTTTACAACCGCCTATATTTTTCAGGATTTTGTCAGAAAAATTTTACTGACGCTTGACCATATTCAAATTTTACTTTTTATTGACTGTATTTTTCTGGCTGTCTTCCCTTTTATCTGGGTTGAGGAAAGCCTCAGTTTATTTAAAAGTCTGTATATAATAGGTATAATTAATTTTATAGCAACCATTCCGGGAATCATCTATTTTATAAAAAATTCGGATTTTAGTTTGAAAAACAACTCACTTTTCCGCTATCATTTTAAAGAGGGAAAATGGCTTTTGAGTGCTTCTGTTGTACAATGGTTTTCAAATAATTTCTTCACTCTCGTCGCAGGTATTTATCTTGGCACCAACGCGTTGGGAGCTTTGAGGCTGGTTCAGTCTTTTTTTGGAATTATCAATATTATTCTGCAGACTGTTGAAAACTATTACCTTCCGAAAACTGCCCTGCTACATTATCAAAATAAAGGACAGGAAAAAAAAGAACTTCTAAAAAATATGTCAAAAGGAATGGCAGTACTGGGAGTTCTTATTGCCGGTTTCTTTATCTTTTCAGAACCTATTATTACCTTTCTGGGAGGACAGAAATATCATCAGTATGGTTTTGTTATCAGGTTAATCTCTGTTTTGTATATCGTTATCCTTTACGGCTACCCTACCCGAATCGCCATCAGAATTTTAGAACAAAATAAAGTTTTCTTTATCGGTTATTGCATTTCATTTATGTTCTCGCTTCTGAGCTTTCATTTCCTCTTAAAATATTTTGAACTGTACGGAGCCGTTTCAGGGCTTGTGATCAATCAGGTTTTAATGGTTGTGTATTGGAAAATTCTTCTTAACAAAAAAAATATTTCCGTATGGGCATAGTGCATATTATATTAGGGAAAGCCAACCCAGAAAAAATGAACGGCGTCAATAAAGTGGTGTACAATCTGGCGGCTCAGCAGGCAGAAAAATCCGGGAAGGTTGAAGTGTGGGGAATTGCTGAAAATACCGAGATCAATTATCCGGAAAGAAATTTTAAAACCAAAGTTTTTCAAAAAAATAAGAACCCTTTTTCTATACCTCAGGATCTT
This genomic interval from Chryseobacterium joostei contains the following:
- a CDS encoding GumC family protein; its protein translation is MNNENIRFLKPLLRGLPVVILAMVISVLAAKKYLNYVTPMYESTAKLKLADTQQGVPSANLFKDFDVFASANKISTEIEVLKSTSLIEKTLSKLPLSTEIYRKGKVQSVELFNDSPIKIEATFSNDKNKDKKFLLNVLSKQTYSITVPGTVTPKNGNFGTPLHITNGQILISLNENYIKSKPDVKIIDQYEIEFLSREKLLDNINKNLDIVSVDKDVPVIRINFKSNVPEKAALIVNTLAETYIQDYIENKYRAANTTVDFLKGEIGQANHKLSDVENQIENYKNKEHIINIPQETETDLRKIAQLKIQKSNLKMNLDAIKDLNGYIAQGKDNYLDLATNFEAFNDLLSTEMMKNIKQLQAEKKDLLLTYTPEHEKVKIIDTKIKDLTDYQTESIRNTQKNLQIKYNDIDQDIRIAEQSFVGLPEKEKLLNIMNREFNLYEKNYNFLNEKRIDAEIAKAAKISFHKIITRGEVSSHPVSPMRSIIIIVAVLMSLIGSIALIYAIHFAKAKVSDVYTIEKNSSIPIAFTTPFIKKRERIPYYFLENILEMELKGIIKEKKIICITSYDNPEHHTFHAKNIINAMQMQSKKVLVVDVANTLKDIQTEHYINFSGDENLKLTSNDIHKIILEKIKSMDICIVNNQAIRQGKMPLLFLKIADQNLFLLDSRKTATKSIMNVELLKDEYKLDHLWFILNKEGYNPSILTTIKKLIQKK
- a CDS encoding lipopolysaccharide biosynthesis protein, with protein sequence MKKLKEIASKQSSLVFTDQLIFSGSNFLLTFLLARKLSISDFGFFSCVLLVTYFLVGICNAVIVQPFQISAAKEFSRKSLGFVFQAVLLLIFIFALLLFAAKFLPISAIEFFKRNLSAVILFTTAYIFQDFVRKILLTLDHIQILLFIDCIFLAVFPFIWVEESLSLFKSLYIIGIINFIATIPGIIYFIKNSDFSLKNNSLFRYHFKEGKWLLSASVVQWFSNNFFTLVAGIYLGTNALGALRLVQSFFGIINIILQTVENYYLPKTALLHYQNKGQEKKELLKNMSKGMAVLGVLIAGFFIFSEPIITFLGGQKYHQYGFVIRLISVLYIVILYGYPTRIAIRILEQNKVFFIGYCISFMFSLLSFHFLLKYFELYGAVSGLVINQVLMVVYWKILLNKKNISVWA